Below is a window of Candidatus Hydrogenedens sp. DNA.
TCGACATCTGAAGCATTTAATAAAATGACAAAGTGTTCGCCTCCCATGTGAGCCATAAAACATTCATAAATACCCAAACTCTTTTTTACTTCTACCATAAGGTCTGCAAGAAAAGTTAAGGCTCGTTTCTGTCCTTCCGGACCCCGTGAAACACAATACGGTTTAAAACCTGTCATGTTTACATATACAACCGCTATTTGTTCGCCCCTTGCCAATTTATGGTTAATTTCTCTTTTGATTGCATCCGTACCGGGAAAATTAGTTATCTGATTTCGACTATTTACAGAGGCTATTAACACTCCTAAAGATGAAATCTTGTCCATTAACCGTTCTAATTTAAAGGGTTTAACCAGATAATCATCTGCCCCTTGTTCCAAACCATGCAGAACCTCAGGTTCTTCTCCTAATGCTGTTAAGATAAGTATAGCTGTTTTATAAATTTCAGGGTCTCTTCTGATTTTACGACATATCTGATAACCAGTAACCCCGGGAAGCATAATATCCAGAAGCACAACATCCGGTTTATAACTTTTTGCCTTTTCAAAAGCACCTTCCCCGGTGTTTATAACATCAACCTGATGTCCCTCGCTTTGTAATTTAACCTTTATAAGTTCTGCTAAATCTAAGTCATCATCAACAATTAGAATCCTCATTTATTCCCTTTCTTTAATAAACTTAAAAAAATTAATTAAAACTTAAACATATACGATTTTACAAAATTATACACAATAAAATCATTTTCATTTATTTCATTTGTTTTCAAATGAAACTTTCTAACGGTGAAATTCAATTTATATTTTGTGATACACCATTTTTCTATGATAACATTAAATAGAAGCATAAACATCAAATAGAGGATGGATAAAATATGAAAAAAAGTAATTTGTTTTTAAGACGATTTGCTTATGTATTTATATTTATTGCACTTGGAATTATTTCTATTTCTAATATCAATTGTTCCAAACCACCTCCCCCCCCTCCTCCCCAACAAGAACCCCCTCCGCCAAGTCCGGAACAGATACAGTCTGAAATGCGTTCTGCAATCCAGCCATGGGTAGATGCTGTAGTAAATAATACCCGTCTGCCGCAAGATCAACAAG
It encodes the following:
- a CDS encoding response regulator, which encodes MRILIVDDDLDLAELIKVKLQSEGHQVDVINTGEGAFEKAKSYKPDVVLLDIMLPGVTGYQICRKIRRDPEIYKTAILILTALGEEPEVLHGLEQGADDYLVKPFKLERLMDKISSLGVLIASVNSRNQITNFPGTDAIKREINHKLARGEQIAVVYVNMTGFKPYCVSRGPEGQKRALTFLADLMVEVKKSLGIYECFMAHMGGEHFVILLNASDVEKFCEALITSFDQKKKELYTSQEYEHGYILAVDRNGTEIKCPLMALSLGVVHNQFRPFRNAKKMFEVLAQVRQKAQPVNGKSIYFIDRRHTDR